A single window of Rhizobium sp. CCGE531 DNA harbors:
- a CDS encoding amino acid ABC transporter permease yields the protein MGSSLLQTFIDWTGKIGLHYEFLASGYEAQIWRGGFITTLYLIVLLIPVSLLFGLLFAAMLTSGNKALAAPVRVLIEITRNTPTLVQLMFSFLVLNTLVSNGLGGAQHNPLTPFFWVVAVVGLHVAALHADALRAGIEAVPEQTVEAARAIGFTHLQILRFVAIPLALRASLPAIVNNMINLVKLTTVGNAIAVSEITYASIMVWTQRDNVVELMIVILLFFSAINLALAKTGRWIEKRLAVPGFGVGT from the coding sequence ATGGGAAGTTCGCTTCTTCAGACCTTCATAGACTGGACTGGCAAGATCGGACTTCACTACGAGTTCCTGGCCAGCGGTTATGAAGCTCAGATCTGGCGTGGTGGTTTCATCACCACGCTTTATCTCATTGTGCTTCTTATTCCGGTCAGCTTGCTGTTCGGCCTGCTGTTTGCGGCCATGCTGACCTCGGGAAACAAGGCTTTGGCCGCACCCGTCAGGGTGCTTATTGAGATCACCCGCAATACACCGACGCTGGTCCAGCTAATGTTCAGCTTCCTTGTGCTGAACACGCTGGTCTCAAATGGTCTCGGCGGCGCGCAGCATAATCCTTTGACGCCGTTCTTCTGGGTGGTTGCCGTGGTCGGCCTGCATGTGGCAGCACTCCACGCCGATGCGCTTCGTGCCGGCATCGAGGCCGTGCCGGAACAGACGGTGGAGGCGGCTCGCGCCATCGGCTTCACACACCTGCAGATCCTTCGCTTCGTCGCGATACCGCTGGCGTTGCGGGCGTCGCTGCCGGCGATCGTCAACAATATGATCAATCTCGTGAAGCTGACGACGGTCGGCAACGCGATTGCCGTCAGCGAGATCACCTATGCCTCGATCATGGTGTGGACACAGCGTGACAATGTCGTCGAGCTAATGATCGTCATCCTGCTATTCTTCAGCGCCATCAATCTTGCCCTCGCCAAGACCGGGCGCTGGATCGAGAAGCGTCTGGCCGTGCCTGGTTTCGGAGTGGGCACATGA
- a CDS encoding amino acid ABC transporter permease: MSVAKLSSAPSSNWLPWLFGALVAIAVIWLLADLSLLLVLIEWLPYLGSGFLMNILISLLAMAGGTLIGVLLGILELAPLKIIRYPVGLYVQVFRNAPHLVLIFATTYIFPFEIVVFGHYLPFPDWVKAVIGLAIPASAYVAEITRGAIQSIPTTQWEAAKGLGFSRSQALRWIILPQCARRSLPPWMNLFASITMGTALASLVGVHELLHAATDASTAVRRLDFTVLAYIVVMAAFFALCYPISSLTRRLERRLKA; this comes from the coding sequence ATGAGCGTGGCGAAGCTCTCCTCGGCTCCTTCGAGCAACTGGTTGCCCTGGCTGTTCGGTGCGCTGGTCGCGATTGCGGTCATCTGGCTGCTGGCCGACCTCTCGCTGCTGCTTGTGCTGATCGAATGGTTGCCCTATCTCGGTAGCGGCTTCCTGATGAATATTCTCATCAGCCTGCTCGCCATGGCGGGAGGAACCTTGATCGGTGTCTTGCTTGGTATCCTCGAGCTGGCACCACTGAAGATCATACGCTACCCCGTCGGCCTCTATGTCCAGGTCTTCCGCAATGCGCCGCATCTGGTGCTGATCTTTGCGACAACCTATATCTTCCCTTTCGAGATCGTGGTCTTCGGCCATTACCTGCCGTTCCCCGATTGGGTGAAGGCCGTGATCGGCCTTGCCATTCCGGCCAGCGCCTATGTCGCCGAAATCACCCGCGGCGCCATCCAGTCGATCCCGACGACGCAGTGGGAGGCGGCCAAAGGCCTCGGCTTCTCCCGGTCTCAGGCATTGCGCTGGATCATTCTGCCGCAATGCGCGCGCCGTTCGCTGCCGCCCTGGATGAACCTCTTCGCCTCGATCACCATGGGGACCGCGCTTGCCTCTCTGGTTGGCGTGCATGAGCTGCTGCATGCGGCGACCGACGCCAGCACGGCCGTCCGCCGGCTGGATTTCACCGTGCTTGCCTATATCGTCGTCATGGCGGCGTTCTTTGCGCTTTGCTATCCCATTTCCAGCCTGACGCGTCGCCTCGAGCGTCGCCTGAAAGCTTAA
- a CDS encoding amino acid ABC transporter ATP-binding protein, producing the protein MSQAQTNPIVELADVHLAFGSTEVLKGIDLTVARGQTVSIIGPSGSGKSTILRCINALVAPQTGRISVNGARVDQMRSEAERIKLRQKIGIVFQQYNLFPHLTVLDNITIAPTRILGVNQADAERHARDLLARVRLSEKASVYPGQLSGGQQQRVAIARALAMRPDLVLFDEVTSALDPETVGEVLAVIRDLVKEGMTSILVTHEMRFAEEISDVVVFTENGRIVDQGPPEAIFQASANARIRRFVNGLAGARASLEDGEGI; encoded by the coding sequence ATGAGCCAAGCTCAGACCAATCCGATCGTCGAACTGGCCGATGTGCATCTGGCTTTCGGATCGACCGAGGTCCTGAAGGGGATCGATCTAACGGTCGCTCGCGGCCAGACCGTCTCGATCATCGGCCCGTCGGGTTCGGGAAAATCGACGATCCTGCGCTGCATCAATGCGCTGGTCGCGCCGCAGACGGGCCGCATCTCGGTCAATGGCGCGCGCGTCGACCAGATGCGCAGCGAGGCTGAACGCATCAAGCTGCGGCAGAAGATCGGCATCGTCTTCCAGCAATACAATCTCTTTCCGCATCTGACCGTGCTCGACAACATCACGATCGCCCCGACGCGAATCCTCGGCGTCAACCAGGCCGATGCCGAACGTCACGCCCGCGATCTTCTGGCACGCGTGCGCCTGTCCGAGAAGGCAAGCGTCTATCCCGGACAGTTGTCCGGCGGCCAGCAGCAGCGCGTGGCGATTGCGCGGGCCTTGGCGATGCGGCCGGATCTCGTCCTCTTCGACGAGGTGACCTCGGCGCTGGACCCGGAGACCGTCGGCGAGGTGCTTGCCGTCATTCGCGATCTCGTCAAGGAAGGCATGACCAGCATTCTGGTCACGCACGAGATGCGCTTTGCCGAAGAAATCAGCGATGTCGTGGTCTTCACTGAAAACGGCCGTATCGTTGACCAGGGGCCGCCCGAAGCTATCTTCCAGGCATCGGCAAATGCGCGCATCCGCCGCTTCGTCAACGGCCTTGCCGGTGCGCGGGCTTCGCTTGAGGACGGTGAGGGAATTTGA
- a CDS encoding MmgE/PrpD family protein, producing MEKAFPLTTAFAEAITSADPLQDAAAVAAARTAIIDWLACAFGGSADRTTRILLEQLPAGPGDAVIIGQGRRTDALTAALVNAHAGHVLDYDDVHGSVRGHPTTVIVPTLLALASETPLSADCLIAGYIVGLEAMARLGLSLGMRHYENGFHATATLGTIGAAAAVAHVLGYSVVETATALGLAATHSSGLRLQFGHDAKPYHAGMAARSGLLSARLAKAGFGGARDFLDNPIGFYSAFAFGEQRPQAAIESWGDPWQIVAPGLTLKAFPCCTASHPVAMIGLQLRKEGLNAEQIEAVVITFPPGGDAALVVTDPTTGIDARFSAEYVFATALADGALKIGHFGETPVREDLMAIARRVRRRHDETAPRLSSDPKTRFVIAEVTLKDGRHLTREFKGLPGLSDPTEKFRDATGNHPAVSAVPDLVRTMQGEDDLHRLIQLLSNSLN from the coding sequence ATGGAAAAGGCTTTCCCGCTCACGACTGCCTTTGCCGAAGCCATCACATCGGCCGATCCGCTGCAAGATGCGGCGGCTGTTGCCGCAGCCCGCACGGCAATCATCGATTGGTTGGCCTGCGCCTTCGGCGGCTCCGCCGACCGCACGACACGCATCCTGCTGGAACAGTTGCCTGCAGGCCCGGGGGATGCCGTTATCATCGGGCAGGGGCGGCGCACCGACGCGCTGACCGCGGCTCTGGTCAATGCCCATGCCGGCCATGTGCTCGATTATGACGACGTGCATGGGAGCGTACGCGGTCATCCGACGACGGTCATCGTTCCTACCCTGCTGGCGCTGGCATCGGAGACGCCGCTATCGGCGGACTGCTTGATCGCCGGCTATATCGTCGGCCTGGAGGCGATGGCGCGCCTCGGCCTCTCGCTCGGCATGCGCCATTACGAGAACGGTTTTCATGCAACGGCGACGCTCGGCACGATCGGTGCGGCGGCGGCCGTCGCCCATGTGCTCGGCTATTCGGTGGTCGAGACCGCCACGGCGCTGGGGCTTGCCGCCACGCATTCGAGCGGCCTGCGCCTGCAGTTCGGCCATGATGCCAAGCCCTATCATGCCGGCATGGCGGCGCGCTCCGGCCTGCTTTCGGCCAGGCTTGCCAAGGCAGGCTTCGGTGGCGCCAGGGACTTCCTCGACAATCCGATCGGCTTTTATTCGGCCTTCGCCTTTGGCGAGCAGCGGCCACAGGCGGCCATCGAGAGCTGGGGCGACCCTTGGCAGATCGTGGCACCCGGCCTGACGCTCAAGGCCTTTCCTTGCTGCACGGCGAGCCACCCGGTCGCCATGATCGGCCTTCAGCTTCGCAAAGAGGGGTTGAACGCAGAACAGATCGAGGCCGTCGTCATCACCTTCCCGCCGGGAGGCGATGCGGCACTGGTCGTGACCGATCCGACAACCGGCATCGATGCGCGCTTCAGCGCCGAATATGTCTTTGCTACCGCCTTGGCCGACGGCGCTCTGAAGATCGGCCATTTCGGTGAGACGCCGGTGAGGGAGGATCTGATGGCGATCGCCCGGCGTGTTCGCCGCCGGCATGACGAGACGGCGCCCCGTCTTTCGAGCGATCCGAAAACGCGCTTCGTCATTGCCGAGGTAACGCTCAAGGATGGACGCCATCTGACGCGCGAGTTCAAGGGCTTGCCCGGCTTGAGCGATCCCACGGAAAAATTCCGCGACGCGACCGGCAACCATCCGGCCGTGTCGGCCGTTCCCGATCTGGTGAGAACCATGCAGGGCGAGGACGATCTTCATCGCCTCATCCAGCTTCTATCCAACAGTTTGAACTGA
- a CDS encoding LLM class flavin-dependent oxidoreductase, with product MSKTRKIHLGLFLQGAGHHVSGWRHPQAESGSENFDLLRRVAQIAEAAKFDMLFLADGLTSGLDAHPSMIARFEPLTLLASLAMVTEKIGLAATASTTYGEPYHLARAFASIDHLSHGRAAWNIVTTSYARTAANFSKSHPEHDERYAVAEEFVDVVRGLWDSWADDAFPKDKESGVYADPNKVRMLDHAGKYYSVKGPLNIPRSPQGHPVLIQAGSSGPGQDLAARTADIVFTAQQSLDEAQAFYKSLKGKVAGVGRSPDDVAVMPGFLPVIGRTVAEAREKLDVLNRWTDIKSAMPLLEERLGHSLADYDLDGPLPDLPISDQLRSRAELLTELARREKLTIRELALRVAAGRGHHIVLGTAEEIADRMQQWFENGAADGFNVMPPFFPGGLEDFANDVVPILQERGLYRRDYEGTTLRDHLGIARPVWA from the coding sequence ATGAGCAAGACCCGCAAGATCCATCTCGGCCTTTTCCTGCAAGGTGCCGGCCATCACGTCTCCGGCTGGCGTCATCCTCAAGCGGAATCCGGCAGCGAGAATTTCGACCTGCTGCGCCGTGTGGCCCAGATTGCCGAGGCTGCGAAGTTCGACATGCTCTTTCTGGCCGACGGCCTGACGAGCGGTCTCGACGCGCATCCCTCGATGATTGCCCGCTTCGAGCCGCTGACCCTGCTTGCCTCACTCGCAATGGTGACCGAGAAGATCGGCCTCGCCGCGACGGCATCGACCACCTATGGCGAGCCCTATCATCTCGCCCGCGCCTTCGCCTCGATCGATCATCTGAGCCATGGTCGCGCGGCCTGGAACATCGTCACCACCTCCTACGCCCGCACGGCCGCCAATTTTTCCAAGAGCCATCCGGAGCATGACGAGCGTTATGCGGTGGCGGAAGAGTTCGTCGATGTGGTGCGTGGCCTTTGGGACAGCTGGGCCGATGATGCCTTCCCCAAGGACAAGGAGAGCGGCGTCTATGCCGACCCCAACAAGGTGCGGATGCTCGATCACGCCGGCAAATATTATTCGGTCAAGGGTCCCCTTAATATTCCACGCTCGCCGCAGGGGCATCCCGTGCTGATCCAGGCCGGCTCCTCCGGTCCTGGCCAGGATCTTGCAGCCCGCACCGCCGACATCGTCTTCACCGCCCAGCAAAGCCTCGACGAGGCGCAGGCATTCTATAAGAGCCTGAAGGGCAAGGTCGCCGGCGTCGGGCGCAGCCCGGACGATGTTGCGGTCATGCCAGGCTTCCTGCCCGTTATCGGCAGAACGGTTGCCGAAGCACGCGAGAAGCTGGACGTGCTGAACCGCTGGACCGATATCAAGAGCGCCATGCCGCTGCTCGAAGAGCGTCTCGGCCATAGCCTTGCCGATTATGATCTTGATGGCCCACTGCCCGACCTGCCGATCTCAGACCAGCTGCGCAGCCGCGCCGAGCTTTTGACCGAGCTTGCCCGTCGCGAAAAACTGACGATCCGTGAGCTTGCCCTGCGCGTCGCCGCCGGCCGCGGCCATCATATCGTGCTTGGAACGGCCGAAGAAATCGCCGATCGCATGCAGCAATGGTTCGAAAACGGCGCCGCAGACGGTTTCAACGTCATGCCACCCTTCTTCCCCGGCGGCCTTGAGGATTTTGCCAACGACGTCGTGCCGATCCTGCAGGAAAGAGGCCTCTACCGCCGCGACTACGAAGGCACGACGCTGCGCGATCATTTGGGTATCGCCCGGCCGGTCTGGGCTTGA
- a CDS encoding sugar kinase — MISSTAFDPPTGAPKHILCVGAAVLDTLFRVRTLPQGQGKVLPYDMLQIAEGMASSAAYAIVRLGGKACLWGAVGRDETGERIIRDLKDDGIHVDGMLRVDGARSAVSAILVDDDGERLIVPFYDSKLHHTVKEFTAADMASFGAVLVDVRWPALALQVLKTARTMGKPAILDGDVAPDGIIEQLAPEATHIIFSEPAAERLTGTGDVSEMAQRLKQRFDHAFICVTAGGAGSYWFNEEIGKVQHCPTMSINAVDTLAAGDIFHGAFALAIAEGMAAEDAIRFSSIAAALKCEVFGGRSGAPTRADVISRSDPLRNL; from the coding sequence TTGATTTCCTCCACTGCATTTGATCCGCCAACGGGCGCCCCAAAGCATATTTTATGCGTCGGCGCGGCCGTTCTCGATACGCTCTTTCGCGTCCGCACCCTTCCCCAAGGTCAAGGAAAGGTTCTGCCCTACGACATGCTGCAGATCGCCGAAGGCATGGCCTCGAGTGCCGCCTATGCCATTGTGCGGCTCGGCGGCAAGGCGTGCCTGTGGGGCGCCGTCGGCCGCGATGAAACCGGCGAACGTATCATCCGCGATCTCAAAGACGACGGCATCCATGTGGACGGCATGCTGCGTGTGGACGGCGCCCGCTCTGCCGTCTCGGCGATCCTGGTGGACGACGATGGCGAAAGGCTGATCGTTCCTTTTTACGATTCGAAGCTGCACCACACCGTCAAGGAATTCACGGCGGCCGATATGGCCTCATTCGGTGCCGTGCTTGTCGACGTTCGCTGGCCGGCGCTGGCGCTTCAGGTTTTGAAGACTGCAAGAACAATGGGCAAGCCAGCCATTCTTGACGGCGACGTCGCTCCCGACGGCATCATCGAGCAGCTGGCGCCGGAAGCGACCCACATCATTTTCTCGGAGCCGGCCGCTGAGCGCCTGACGGGAACCGGCGATGTTTCCGAGATGGCGCAACGGCTGAAACAACGGTTCGACCATGCCTTCATCTGCGTGACGGCGGGTGGCGCCGGCAGTTACTGGTTCAATGAAGAGATCGGCAAAGTCCAGCACTGTCCGACCATGTCCATCAACGCCGTCGATACGCTTGCCGCCGGTGACATTTTTCATGGAGCTTTCGCGCTCGCCATCGCCGAGGGAATGGCGGCGGAAGACGCGATCCGCTTCTCCTCCATCGCGGCAGCGCTCAAGTGCGAGGTATTTGGTGGACGATCAGGGGCGCCGACCCGCGCCGATGTCATCAGCCGGTCCGATCCGCTTCGCAATCTCTGA
- a CDS encoding carbohydrate ABC transporter permease, protein MRRTTLNRIGLFFVALVIVSPVVLFFLWMISLSLKYEIDNGAYPPILIPDRIAWTNYVNVFQENNFFLYLWNSVLVTGAATLLALLIGVPAGYGIARLKAEKSAIVIMIARMTPGLSFLIPLFLLFQWLNLLGTLWPQIIIHLVVTVPIVVWIMIGYFETTPMELEEAASIDGATPWQVFRLIALPIARPGIVVAFILSVIFSWNNFVFGIVLASRETRTLPVAVYNMLSFEQVSWGPLAAAALIVTLPVLVLTMFAQRQIIAGLTAGAVK, encoded by the coding sequence ATGAGGCGCACGACGCTCAACCGCATCGGCCTGTTCTTCGTCGCCCTGGTGATCGTTTCGCCTGTTGTCCTGTTTTTCCTCTGGATGATCTCGTTGTCGTTGAAATACGAGATCGACAATGGCGCCTATCCGCCGATCCTCATCCCGGATCGCATCGCCTGGACGAACTACGTCAACGTCTTCCAGGAAAACAACTTCTTCCTCTATCTGTGGAACTCCGTTCTGGTGACGGGTGCGGCCACCCTGCTTGCCCTCCTCATCGGCGTGCCGGCAGGCTACGGTATCGCGCGGCTGAAGGCGGAGAAGTCGGCGATCGTCATCATGATCGCCCGCATGACGCCGGGCCTCTCCTTCCTCATCCCGCTGTTCCTGCTGTTCCAATGGCTCAATCTGCTCGGAACGCTCTGGCCGCAGATCATCATCCATCTCGTCGTCACCGTGCCGATCGTCGTCTGGATCATGATCGGCTATTTCGAGACGACGCCGATGGAGTTGGAAGAGGCCGCAAGTATCGATGGCGCGACGCCCTGGCAGGTCTTTCGCCTCATCGCCTTGCCGATCGCCCGTCCCGGCATCGTCGTCGCTTTCATTCTCTCGGTCATCTTCTCGTGGAACAACTTCGTCTTCGGCATCGTGCTTGCCAGCCGCGAGACCCGCACGCTGCCCGTCGCCGTCTACAACATGCTCTCCTTCGAACAGGTGAGCTGGGGACCGCTTGCGGCCGCGGCCCTGATCGTCACGCTGCCGGTCCTGGTGCTGACGATGTTCGCGCAACGCCAGATCATCGCGGGCCTGACCGCCGGCGCCGTCAAATGA
- a CDS encoding sugar ABC transporter permease has translation MASVSIEDTAAKADERRSKPKRLVPNYWPFVIPALIVIAAVIVFPWVFTLWMSVNKWTLGQSQSFIGWDNYVRLAADLRFWESLWHTVLYTVLSVVAPLIFGTLAALIFDTNFPLRGFLRGVFVMPMMATPVAVALVWTMMFHPQLGVLNYLLSLVGIGPQEWIYNQYSVIPSLVLVEVWQWTPLVMLIVLGGLASVPREPYESAEIDGANAWQKFRYLTMPMIAPFLMIAVIIRGIDAIKSFDIIYAMTQGGPGTASETINIYLYNTAFAYYDIGYGSAMAVVFFIVIVALSFILLMIRQRTRWTDQEGH, from the coding sequence ATGGCCTCCGTGAGCATCGAAGATACCGCCGCGAAGGCGGACGAAAGAAGGAGCAAGCCGAAACGGCTTGTTCCCAACTACTGGCCCTTCGTCATTCCCGCGCTGATCGTGATTGCCGCCGTCATCGTCTTTCCCTGGGTCTTCACCCTGTGGATGAGCGTGAACAAATGGACGCTCGGCCAGTCGCAGAGCTTCATCGGCTGGGACAATTACGTCCGGCTGGCGGCCGATCTCCGCTTCTGGGAATCGCTTTGGCACACGGTCCTCTATACGGTGCTGTCCGTCGTCGCTCCGCTGATATTCGGAACGCTCGCGGCCCTGATCTTCGATACGAATTTTCCGCTGCGCGGCTTCCTTCGCGGCGTCTTCGTCATGCCGATGATGGCGACGCCGGTCGCGGTGGCCCTGGTCTGGACGATGATGTTCCATCCGCAGCTCGGCGTGCTCAACTATCTGCTCTCGCTTGTCGGCATCGGGCCGCAGGAATGGATCTACAATCAATATAGCGTCATCCCCTCGCTCGTCCTCGTCGAGGTGTGGCAGTGGACGCCGCTCGTCATGCTGATCGTGCTCGGCGGTCTCGCTTCCGTACCGCGCGAGCCCTATGAAAGCGCCGAAATCGACGGCGCCAATGCCTGGCAGAAATTTCGCTACCTGACGATGCCGATGATTGCGCCCTTCCTGATGATTGCCGTCATCATTCGCGGCATCGACGCGATCAAGAGCTTCGACATCATCTATGCGATGACGCAGGGCGGCCCGGGAACGGCGTCCGAAACCATCAATATCTATCTCTACAACACCGCGTTCGCCTATTACGACATCGGCTATGGCTCGGCCATGGCGGTGGTGTTCTTCATCGTCATCGTCGCGCTCTCCTTCATCCTCCTGATGATCCGCCAGCGCACGCGATGGACCGACCAGGAGGGCCATTGA
- a CDS encoding sugar ABC transporter substrate-binding protein produces the protein MSSSFFNPTRRGFMAGTAALGAASLLGVRTASAAVDWKRFSGTTLEVNLIKSPRSETILKYLSEFEALTGIKVNAEATPEQQQRQKTTIELSSGKPSFDVVHLSYHVQKRQFEKGGWLADISGFMKDPSLTDPSLAESDFAEAGLKFAKDSSGAMRSLPFSVDYWIVYWNKTLFEKKGLAYPQTFEDMAKAAEALTDKSTNTYGFVARGLKNANTPVWTAFMLGDGATPLSADGKLQTESQGAVDAAKLYQRLMTKSAPPGVSGFNWAEAQSAFLQGKIGMWLDGVGFAPPIENPEKSRVVGQIGYGIMPKGPNAQAAATFGDGIGVTAASQKKEAAYLFCQWAISHDMGARLLQAGAGVPFRQSVLEDQKVREGVKMPGAWLDAVAGSAKVSQLALPVIIPVTEFRDIYGVALTNMIGGADPAAELKAATAQFEPVLARSEG, from the coding sequence ATGTCATCGTCATTTTTCAACCCGACACGTCGCGGCTTCATGGCCGGTACGGCAGCACTTGGAGCGGCAAGTCTTCTGGGTGTCCGCACCGCCTCGGCGGCCGTCGACTGGAAGCGCTTTTCCGGGACGACGCTCGAGGTCAATCTGATCAAGAGCCCTCGCAGCGAAACGATCCTCAAATATCTGAGCGAGTTCGAAGCCCTGACAGGCATCAAGGTCAATGCGGAGGCGACGCCCGAGCAGCAGCAGCGCCAGAAGACCACGATCGAGCTCAGCTCCGGCAAGCCGAGCTTCGACGTCGTGCATCTGAGCTACCATGTCCAGAAACGCCAGTTCGAAAAAGGCGGCTGGCTTGCCGATATCAGCGGCTTCATGAAGGATCCGTCGCTCACCGATCCGTCGCTGGCGGAAAGCGATTTCGCCGAAGCCGGCCTGAAATTCGCCAAGGATAGCAGCGGCGCCATGCGCTCCCTGCCCTTCTCGGTCGATTACTGGATCGTCTACTGGAACAAGACCCTGTTCGAGAAGAAGGGCCTCGCCTATCCGCAAACCTTCGAGGACATGGCCAAGGCCGCCGAGGCGCTGACAGACAAGTCGACCAACACCTACGGCTTCGTCGCCCGCGGCCTGAAGAACGCCAATACGCCTGTTTGGACCGCCTTCATGCTTGGCGACGGTGCAACGCCGCTCTCGGCCGACGGCAAGCTGCAGACGGAATCACAAGGGGCCGTGGATGCGGCGAAGCTCTATCAGCGCCTGATGACGAAATCCGCACCTCCCGGCGTATCGGGCTTCAACTGGGCGGAAGCGCAATCGGCCTTCCTCCAGGGCAAGATCGGCATGTGGCTCGACGGCGTCGGATTTGCGCCGCCGATCGAAAATCCCGAGAAGTCCCGCGTCGTCGGCCAGATCGGCTACGGCATCATGCCGAAGGGGCCGAATGCGCAGGCCGCGGCAACCTTCGGCGACGGCATCGGTGTTACCGCCGCCAGCCAGAAGAAGGAGGCCGCCTACCTCTTCTGCCAATGGGCGATCTCGCACGACATGGGCGCGCGCCTGCTGCAGGCCGGCGCCGGCGTTCCATTCCGTCAGTCCGTTCTGGAGGATCAGAAGGTCCGTGAAGGCGTGAAAATGCCAGGCGCCTGGCTGGATGCCGTCGCCGGCTCCGCCAAGGTCTCGCAGCTGGCGCTACCCGTCATCATCCCGGTCACCGAGTTCCGCGACATCTACGGCGTCGCACTGACGAACATGATCGGCGGCGCCGATCCGGCAGCCGAGCTGAAAGCGGCAACCGCCCAGTTCGAGCCGGTACTGGCGCGAAGCGAGGGATGA
- a CDS encoding GntR family transcriptional regulator, whose protein sequence is MDGPGEQTTLREKAYESFTRHLLARDVRPGQFISQRRLVELTGLTLGAIRELIPRLEAEGLIKTVPQRGLQIAHIDLDLIREAFQLRLFLEKEAVALFTYSASDETIAKLLKDHRDIADAIRAGDSTPELELHAQSVDWGMHDAFIDALGNTIISNAYRVNSIKMRLISQDRFRINGHVGPVMEEHLKVLEAIQRRSADEAVAALVSHIGGARDRALKM, encoded by the coding sequence ATGGACGGACCAGGCGAACAGACGACGTTGAGAGAGAAAGCCTATGAGAGCTTCACGCGCCATCTCTTGGCGCGCGACGTTCGCCCCGGGCAATTCATCTCGCAACGACGGCTCGTCGAGCTGACGGGGCTGACGCTTGGCGCGATCCGGGAATTGATCCCACGCCTGGAAGCCGAAGGGCTGATCAAAACGGTGCCGCAGCGCGGGCTGCAGATCGCCCATATCGATCTGGACCTGATCCGCGAGGCCTTTCAGCTTCGTCTCTTTCTGGAAAAGGAAGCCGTCGCGCTATTCACCTATTCGGCGTCGGACGAGACGATTGCCAAGCTTTTGAAGGATCATCGCGATATCGCCGATGCGATCCGGGCCGGCGACAGCACGCCGGAACTCGAACTTCACGCGCAATCGGTGGATTGGGGCATGCACGATGCCTTCATCGACGCGCTCGGCAATACGATCATCTCGAATGCCTATCGGGTCAATTCGATCAAGATGCGCCTGATCAGCCAGGATAGGTTCCGCATTAATGGCCATGTCGGACCCGTGATGGAAGAGCATTTGAAGGTGCTTGAGGCCATTCAGCGACGATCGGCCGACGAGGCGGTTGCCGCTCTCGTATCGCATATCGGCGGAGCACGGGATCGCGCATTGAAGATGTGA
- a CDS encoding dihydrodipicolinate synthase family protein — translation MKESFGLSAALATPFDADGEIAIAGVIGQAKHCLANGCKSVTLFGTTGEGASIGMQERKQVLAAMVAAGIAPEQIVMGVLVDAAEDAAAQAGQALSQGVRNILLAPPSYFKNVSDDGLFKWFAAVFTMLGTHARDVIVYNIPSVTMVPLSISLVGRLRAAFPDIVVGVKDSSGDWSYTEELLKMHGDLIILIGDERHLARGVRLGGQGAISGMANLLPREVQAMAEKGIDDVNVERFVEQLLNYPVIPAIKAILARLTKDDSWLVVRPPLVALSGGDSDTLFAAFGALFRARAA, via the coding sequence ATGAAAGAGAGTTTCGGGTTGTCGGCCGCCCTGGCAACGCCCTTTGACGCGGACGGCGAGATCGCAATTGCGGGCGTGATCGGACAGGCGAAGCACTGCCTTGCCAATGGCTGCAAAAGTGTCACGCTCTTCGGCACTACGGGCGAAGGCGCTTCCATCGGCATGCAGGAGCGCAAGCAGGTTCTTGCCGCCATGGTCGCCGCCGGCATTGCGCCCGAGCAGATCGTCATGGGCGTACTTGTCGACGCTGCCGAGGATGCCGCGGCTCAGGCTGGGCAGGCGCTCTCTCAAGGCGTGCGCAACATCCTTCTGGCGCCGCCTTCCTACTTCAAGAACGTCAGCGACGATGGCCTTTTCAAATGGTTCGCAGCCGTCTTCACCATGCTGGGTACCCATGCCCGTGACGTGATCGTCTACAATATTCCCTCGGTGACGATGGTGCCGCTGTCGATCTCGCTGGTCGGCCGCCTGCGCGCTGCCTTTCCGGATATCGTCGTCGGCGTCAAGGACTCCTCCGGCGACTGGTCCTATACCGAGGAACTGCTGAAGATGCATGGCGACCTCATCATTCTGATCGGCGACGAGCGGCATCTGGCGCGCGGCGTGCGCCTCGGCGGACAGGGCGCCATCTCAGGCATGGCAAACCTCCTTCCCCGCGAGGTTCAGGCCATGGCGGAAAAAGGCATCGACGACGTCAATGTCGAGCGTTTCGTCGAGCAGCTGCTGAACTATCCGGTCATCCCTGCGATCAAGGCCATTCTCGCCCGTTTGACTAAGGACGATAGCTGGCTTGTCGTGCGCCCACCGCTCGTGGCATTGAGCGGAGGTGATTCCGACACGCTCTTTGCTGCCTTCGGCGCGCTGTTTCGCGCCAGGGCGGCCTAA